In one Sphingomonas sanguinis genomic region, the following are encoded:
- a CDS encoding response regulator — MRFFGRKKRQLVKLLVVEDEPLVAFDTEHVLTDADYEVVATVDRVSKAVTLIDGGTAIDLVLADVRLADGSGVDVARAAHARDIPVLFLTGTPPDGVEQLAEGILMKPYGSRELLGAIDAIEERRAGKSPSRLPSGLRLFARAGSPGPVAPDGQAL; from the coding sequence ATGAGATTCTTCGGGCGAAAGAAACGACAGCTGGTCAAGCTGCTCGTCGTCGAGGACGAGCCGCTGGTCGCGTTCGATACCGAACACGTCCTGACCGATGCCGACTATGAGGTGGTGGCGACCGTCGACCGGGTCAGCAAGGCCGTGACCTTGATCGATGGCGGCACGGCCATCGACCTCGTTCTAGCCGATGTCCGGCTCGCCGATGGCAGCGGCGTCGATGTGGCGCGCGCTGCCCATGCTCGCGATATTCCGGTCCTGTTCCTCACCGGCACGCCCCCGGACGGGGTCGAGCAACTGGCCGAGGGCATATTAATGAAGCCCTATGGCTCGCGCGAATTGCTGGGAGCGATCGACGCGATCGAGGAGCGCCGCGCGGGCAAGTCGCCAAGTCGCCTGCCGTCGGGCTTGCGCCTGTTTGCGCGTGCCGGATCGCCGGGCCCCGTTGCCCCTGATGGCCAAGCCTTATAG
- a CDS encoding AmpG family muropeptide MFS transporter: MAGARWLDGVRPYVEPAPLASLALGISSAFPLTMINATLASRLAEAGIEKKSVTAFALVILAYNLKWLWAWIVEGVKIPVLHRLGQRVSWLLVVAALVCTAAVGLGLSDPRVSLAQTAMAAIALGVAGATFDIVIDAYRIELLEPRQLGVGAGMGQYGWRIGSALVASLSLVIASRAGWSVAYMVSCAFALPAVLTALFMGEPARHSEITAKRPTEGIVRAVVGPFAEFFRRQGALVILAFILVHKIGDTIANLTFRLLFNDLGFSKDEIALYDVGVGFWALLIGVFVGGVLYARLGMKRSVLISLVLMAVSNLSFAGLAALGHSNWGMAGAIGFENFSSGIGGVTVVAYFSALTDLRFTAAQYALISAAASVVGRILSGTTAGALVERFGYVDFYLLTTVVAMPGVILFWWMARSGLVERSIGSAGVEGEGDARREVPVNS; this comes from the coding sequence ATGGCGGGTGCGCGTTGGTTGGATGGAGTGCGGCCCTACGTCGAACCCGCGCCGTTGGCCTCGCTAGCACTCGGCATATCCTCCGCCTTCCCGCTGACCATGATCAACGCCACGCTGGCCAGCCGGTTGGCGGAGGCTGGGATCGAGAAGAAGAGCGTCACCGCCTTCGCCCTTGTGATCCTGGCCTATAATCTGAAATGGCTCTGGGCCTGGATCGTCGAGGGGGTGAAGATTCCCGTCCTTCACCGGCTGGGTCAGCGGGTCTCGTGGTTGCTGGTCGTGGCGGCGCTGGTCTGCACGGCGGCGGTCGGACTGGGGCTTTCTGATCCGCGCGTGTCGCTGGCGCAGACGGCGATGGCGGCGATCGCGCTCGGTGTCGCCGGAGCCACCTTCGACATCGTGATCGACGCTTACCGCATCGAACTGCTGGAGCCGCGCCAACTGGGTGTCGGCGCGGGTATGGGGCAATATGGCTGGCGGATCGGCTCGGCCCTCGTCGCCTCGCTGTCGCTTGTCATCGCGAGCCGTGCGGGGTGGAGCGTCGCCTATATGGTCAGCTGCGCCTTTGCGCTGCCTGCCGTGTTGACCGCGCTCTTCATGGGCGAGCCTGCCCGCCACAGCGAGATCACCGCCAAGCGACCGACCGAGGGGATCGTACGGGCCGTGGTCGGCCCCTTTGCCGAGTTCTTCCGCCGTCAGGGCGCGCTGGTCATCCTCGCCTTCATCCTCGTCCACAAGATTGGCGACACGATCGCAAACCTGACCTTCCGCCTGTTGTTCAACGACTTGGGGTTCAGCAAGGACGAGATCGCACTTTACGATGTCGGCGTCGGCTTCTGGGCGCTGCTGATCGGCGTGTTCGTCGGCGGTGTGCTCTATGCCCGGCTGGGGATGAAGCGGTCGGTGCTCATCAGTCTGGTCCTGATGGCGGTGTCGAACCTGTCCTTTGCGGGGCTAGCGGCGCTGGGCCATTCCAATTGGGGCATGGCGGGTGCGATCGGGTTCGAGAATTTCTCCAGCGGGATCGGCGGCGTCACCGTCGTCGCCTATTTCTCCGCCCTGACCGACCTGCGCTTCACCGCTGCGCAATATGCGCTGATCTCTGCGGCGGCGAGCGTAGTCGGGCGTATCCTGAGCGGAACGACGGCGGGCGCGCTGGTCGAGCGGTTCGGCTATGTCGACTTCTATCTGCTGACCACCGTCGTCGCGATGCCGGGTGTCATCCTCTTCTGGTGGATGGCACGATCGGGCTTGGTCGAACGCTCGATCGGCAGCGCGGGCGTCGAGGGAGAGGGCGACGCCCGTCGCGAAGTGCCGGTCAATAGCTGA
- a CDS encoding DUF6628 family protein — MAETTTLAAALPHMLPACPHARIALFAIRRMGAHGLADARASHTLFTMFGQDFRRPLILMRTLMADLAVHASGQIAIAPCCCARMTAAEAALMTILSQMETAPQKAHFLMTDLLGIRRVDSVLASAAAVSAAFADEGRPISY; from the coding sequence ATGGCCGAAACCACGACCCTTGCCGCAGCCCTGCCCCACATGCTGCCGGCCTGCCCGCACGCCCGGATCGCACTGTTTGCGATACGTCGGATGGGTGCGCACGGGCTGGCGGATGCGCGCGCGTCGCATACGCTTTTCACCATGTTCGGGCAGGATTTCCGGCGGCCGCTGATCCTGATGCGGACCCTGATGGCCGATCTGGCGGTGCATGCTTCCGGGCAGATCGCTATCGCCCCTTGCTGCTGCGCGCGCATGACGGCGGCTGAGGCGGCGCTGATGACCATATTGTCACAAATGGAAACCGCGCCGCAAAAGGCGCACTTCCTGATGACCGATCTGCTCGGCATCCGGCGGGTCGATAGCGTGCTGGCGAGCGCCGCGGCCGTCTCCGCCGCCTTTGCCGATGAGGGGCGGCCGATCAGCTATTGA